The proteins below come from a single Danio aesculapii chromosome 25, fDanAes4.1, whole genome shotgun sequence genomic window:
- the LOC130219121 gene encoding histone H2A-like, which translates to MSGRGKTGGKARAKAKSRSSRAGLQFPVGRVHRLLRKGNYAQRVGAGAPVYLAAVLEYLTAEILELAGNAARDNKKTRIIPRHLQLAVRNDEELNKLLGGVTIAQGGVLPNIQAVLLPKKTEKATKGK; encoded by the coding sequence ATGAGCGGAAGAGGCAAAACCGGCGGAAAGGCCAGAGCAAAGGCTAAGTCTCGTTCTTCCAGGGCTGGTCTTCAGTTTCCCGTTGGCCGTGTTCACAGGCTGCTTCGCAAGGGTAACTATGCTCAGCGTGTCGGTGCCGGTGCTCCAGTGTACTTGGCCGCTGTGCTCGAGTATCTGACCGCTGAGATCTTGGAGTTGGCTGGAAACGCCGCTCGGGACAATAAGAAGACCCGTATCATCCCCCGTCACCTGCAGCTGGCGGTGCGCAACGACGAGGAGCTGAACAAGCTTCTGGGTGGAGTGACCATCGCTCAGGGCGGTGTGCTGCCCAACATCCAGGCTGTTCTGCTGCCCAAGAAGACCGAGAAGGCCACCAAAGGCAAATAA
- the LOC130219126 gene encoding histone H2B 1/2-like yields MPEPAKAAPKKGSKKAVTKTAGKSGKKRRRTRKESYAIYVYKVLKQVHPDTGISSKAMGIMNSFVNDIFERIAGEASRLAHYNKRSTITSREIQTAVRLLLPGELAKHAVSEGTKAVTKYTSSK; encoded by the coding sequence ATGCCTGAACCAGCAAAAGCTGCTCCCAAGAAGGGCTCCAAGAAAGCGGTCACCAAGACCGCCGGTAAAAGCGGTAAGAAACGCAGAAGGACCAGGAAGGAGAGCTATGCTATCTACGTGTACAAAGTGCTGAAGCAGGTCCACCCTGACACCGGGATCTCCTCCAAGGCGATGGGCATCATGAACTCGTTCGTCAACGACATCTTCGAGCGCATCGCCGGTGAGGCGTCTCGTCTCGCTCACTACaacaagcgctccaccatcactTCCAGAGAGATCCAGACCGCCGTGCGTCTGCTGCTGCCCGGTGAGCTGGCTAAACACGCCGTGTCTGAGGGCACAAAGGCCGTCACCAAGTACACCAGCTCCAAGTAA